Genomic window (Mus caroli chromosome 14, CAROLI_EIJ_v1.1, whole genome shotgun sequence):
gcttcttgtaccaaGTTGTGCATCTTTTTCTCTAGATATGgaaattcttttcctctgtgattttattgaaaatattttcaatggcTTTTATGTTGTAGGTTTTTATGTCTTGTGCCCACAATTCAGGTATTTTGTCTTTTGTGGTATTGTAGAGTGCTCTATGTGCTACTAGAATCTTTCAATACATCATTGATCTCTATTGAATGACCCAATTCATCTACCTTTTGTCCCAACCCTGATATTATTTTCTACTTGATCCAGTCTATTGGTCATGCTTTCCACAGACCATTATAATTATAATCATTTTTGTAAATTATTAGtgttaaagttttttaaaattgcttctgTGTCCTCTATTACTTGGGGATTAGTAAGTCTGGGTAAATATAtgttatcttctctctctctctctctctctctctctctctctctcaatgtgtgtgtgtgtgtgtttatgtgtttgtgtatgtgtatgtatttgtatgtgggtatatgtgtgtgtttgtgttttgatgaAGGATTTTGTACATCTACATCTATAATTAGTTTGTTGGTTGAGGTAtttgtatttgaatttttctaaattcaagttttcttcttccaatgtTGGTTGCTTACAAGGTTCCTGATAGGATTAGCTTATAGATGTAGTGTGGTGTGATTTTCTATGTGGGATTAGTATTTagagtcaaaggaaaaaaacaactgtCTTCAGAAACTAAAATACCATGCTGGTCCTTCTCTGGTCTCTTCCTTGAATATGCATCTTTTGCCATGTGTTGTATTTTCCATGAGCCTGTGTCAGATCAGATCCTCACATGGGTCTATGGTTTCTGTTGCCATGAATTGTAGAACTGCCAGCACCTGTGAACCTTATGGAACATGCTTGGTCTGTGTGAGCTTTACCTTGGATTAGACACCATTACAACCTTGAGTCTACAGCATGTGCTATAAGTTATGGAATTTCAAATGTGTGGGCTTATTTTTGTTCAGATGCGGTCCTCATCTAGGGTCCACAGCTTTCACTATTAATAGTACAATTCCCTGTGTCAATTGATGCCCCATGATTTGTGGAATTTCTCAAATTCCTAAGGACCTTACATTGGGTCACAGCTAGTCTGCATCCCAGGTTTGCAGTTCTTggtctatatttttttcttgttaatctaattaaaatgtattttctatttagTCTTAATAGGTATTTCTTTGTAGAAATACCCTCTTCTCAGTAATTGAAATTTGAATATTTGATTCTGAAAAATAGTCTCATAAtgaattgtatttcttttctgttcattaTGTACTCTTTAATTTATCAGTATTCTCATTTTTTCATATAATGATTTtgttgatataaaaatattcttacttgtggtgcattcctttaatcccagcacttgggagtcagaggcaagaggatttctgagttcaaggccagcctggtctacaaagtgagttccaggacagccagggctatacagagaaaccatgtctcaaaaaacaaaaacaaaacaaaacaaaatatattcttacTCATATTTGCTGTATTTCACTCAGAAAGTCAACAATTACCCAGCAGGTACTCAGAATGGTGAAGTTAGATATTTGATTGTGGAGCTTCTTCCTAGAGTAGGATTCAGAAACACCACATGAACTTCCTGTATAGCTTCTGGTAAATGTTATAGAATAGATGTTGGCTTGGGCATGGACAAAGAAGTGTGACttaaattttagagaaaatattttgtcaAATAACTTGTTGGAGATTTTAGACATGTAAATAATATTCACACATTATAAGAGACATCAACAAATTTAGAATAGTGTAAGGAAATATGTTTACATTTGCACTGCATTAAGCtagataaaaaatgaaatgaaatggatgaattttGAGATTCAACCAAACTTTGAACCAGGAAGTCAACAATTCAAAGAGCTTAAAAATATCTGGAATGCCATGCATTCACAGCAAATTCTATGAGTCATTCAATAAAGGACTAAATTTGGtccttcttaaaaattaaaaaataaagaagaagaagaagaagaagaagaagaagaagaagaagaagaagaagaagaagaatgaacaCTTCCCAGctccttctatgaagccagtaTCATCATACTATTCAAAAACAGTAAAGatacaacaaaacaggaaaattacAGGGCCAATATCCCTGATAAATAAAGACTCAAAAATACTCATCAAAGTACTTGCAAACagaatacaaacatatataaaaagaatataagtaTGACAACCAACTTAGATTCATCAATGAATTGCAAGGGTGGTTCAGAATATGcaaggatgattcaatatatgcaagataataaatgtaataaaccataCAAATGAGCTTAAAGACAGTAATTCCATAATCATCTCAATATGTCCAAAAAAtacctttgataaaatccaacatgGCTACATCATAGAAATCTCAGAGGTTATATGGCTAGATGaaacataatataataaaaatcacataCTCATCTATGAGAAACACAAAGACAACATGCTCATTCTAAATGGATAAAagcttgaagtaatcccactgaAGTCAGGAatgacatacatgcatgtacactatccctttcattttcatcatttttcttgAAGCACTACCTGAAGCAGGAAGTtgggagaaaaaattaaaaggctacaaacaagaaaaaaaaaaggtaaagctAGCTCTATTGGCAGATGCCATAATAATATGTATTACAGAGTTAAAAATTCTATTAGAAACTTCTAGAAGCAACAAATACTTTCACCAAATTGGATATATAGAGTCAACTTGTACAAGCAAATAGGTTTTCTATAATAAAAGCAGCCAGGCTGAGAATGAGATATATGGACATACTCCCATTCACAGTAGCCTCAAACatctagaaataaacaaaaacaaagaagtgaagaacctctacaatgaaaaatttaaaccTCTAAAGAAAGTCATagagaaaaacaatagaaatagaaagtCATCCTATGATCATGGATAGAACAAGTATGGTAAAATGACCATTTCAACAATAGCTAGTTATATGTTGATTAGAATCTCAATAAAACCCATCATTTCATTctacacagaaatataaaaatctatcCTAAATTcacaaaaagacacaaaagacCATGGATAGcccaaacataacaaaaaaaaaaaaaaccaaaaaacaaaaaacaaaaacaaaacaaaacaaaacaaaaaaacctacccTAGGGAATTCAATCCCAGAGCTTAAGATATATTCCAGATccatagtaacaaaaacaatGTGGTATTGACACAAATGCAGACATAAAGACCAGTGGAACAAAACTAAAGACTCAGAAGTAAGCCCGTGTAACTTCAGCCACTTAATATTCAACAATGATACCAAAAACATTAGTTGGGAGAAAGACAATCTCTTAATAAACAGGGCAGGGAAAACTGGATATTCACATGTAGAATAATGAAATTAGATCCATATTCATCATGGTACACAAAACTAACTCCAAATAGACCTCAGACCTCAATGTGAAACCTGGAGCACTGGAAGtgctagaagaaaacatgggCAGTACCCTACATGGTACAGGCATAGGAAAGGACTTCCTGATAGGACTCCATTTGCCCCAGAATTAAGACAATAACTGTCAAGAGGGGCTTCATAAAAAATAAAGCCCTCTTCACTGAAGATGAAAGAAGAGACACAACAATGATgatcaaaaaaaagaagaagagaacaacCACACAATGGGAGAGAATATTTGACATCTAGACATCTGACAGACAATTAATATGCAGAATGTTCAGTGAATGAAAAAAACcagagcaaacaaaacaaagcaaataaacaaaaccgaCAAATGGCCCACTTCAAAACTTGGCCTCTGCAACCTGAATTGAGAGTTCTCAGAcggaaaaaagaaagccaattcATAGCTCAAAATCTATTCATCATCTCtagaaatcagagaaacacaaatcaaaacaactttgaaatttCAATTTACCCTAGTCAGAATGGAACAGGCACAACAAATGCTAGAAGACATGCAGAGAAAAAGGAGTCCTCATTCACCATATGtagaattacaaatgtgtgcagATATTAAGGATATCAGTATAGAGATTTCtcacaaagacaaaaattatcTGCCATAAGActtagctataccactccttgacATATGCCCAAAGGATACAACTCCATACTCCACAGATACTCATCTATATTCTTTCATAATCAATTAACAATATTTACGAAATGTAAACAACCTAAATGCCCTTAGACAATGATTGGATAGTGAAAATGTGGCACATCTACTCTATTGGTTACTGCTTAAGTGTAAGGAAATTGAAATGATCacatttgcaagtaaatggaTTGAAGTAGAGAAGATCATAGTCAGTGACATAACtcagactgagaaagacaaatgtcacatttTCTATAATTGAAAGCTTATACCTTCAAATATTCAGATGCCTGTACATAAACTATAGTAACTAAAGAAGCAAAGCAAGTAAAACAGGACGAAGCCAGAATGGAGGGTTTGGGGAAGCAAtagagaggaaaatggaaaagggGTTCTTTAGGGAGGTAAATACAGAACAAGGCAGGAGTAAGATAAGAAGAAGAGCAGAACACAGATGCCCTTATAGAGGAGATTGGAAATGGGTGGTGGCAAGGAGAGGGGGAGCTTCATGGAGTGGAGGGAAATTAATATATTAGTGGATGGCAGGAGGGTAAAGAGGATTAGCAGGATACAAGTGATCAGGATATAGGAGATCCACTAGGTGAAATCAGAAAAGGGTATTATTATGGATGGTGCAGGGAGGTGAATACAGGAGAATATGGGAAATATGTAAATTTACAATAATGAGGCTTTTAAAAGCCACAAGGAATCATAATATTAActgtttacttaaaataaaaatcctactATAtagtaggatatatatatatagtaggatatatatgtgtgtgtatatatacatatatatacatatatatgtgtgtgtatatatacacctatacatctacatctatctatctatctatctatctatctatctatctatctatctatctatctatctatctattatgtaTCTGGGCTGACAGTGCTTCCTCCAAGAGCTGAAGATCACCTAAAATCTCAAAATTGACACAAGAATCTCTTGTGAGTTGTTGACCAAGACCGTCCAAGAGACGCCTAAAACATGGACCCAAATCTAGTCCTAGATGGATGTAAATCCATCTAGGTTCAAAGTTCAACCAGAACTTCATAAATTATGTATATAGAGAATGCAACCAAAAAGTGTTCAACAATGCCTTCATTACTTCAATAACAAAAGCAGTTTGGGACAGAATCAAAGATAGTTAAAAGACAATAAGTCTGATGAGCATAAACGGAaacattctcaataaaataccaGCAAACTGAATGCTAGGAAGCAGTAGTTCCTGTCTCTAGGCTTCTGTCTTGTCTTCCTTCAGGTAAAGAGTGTGAACTTAAGAGTTGTAAGACAAACTGaagcctttcctttcctcctgaatttgcttttggtcacagtgttttatcaaagcagcaAAGACCTAAGGCAGAACTTGTCTGTGTGTGATAAGGAGTCTCGAAGGCGAGGACACAcgcggatccttctgcagcaaagctttaatgcatctcgagagacagatgatcagcttctggggaggagACCCAGAGCACAGGAAACTTGTCCCTTTTATAGACCTCGAAGAGCGGATGGAGACGTGCATCACCTTGATTGGATGCTCACCATCAGCCCAGATGACGCCACGGGACAGGAagggcacaaggaatggaaaaataccccagcacatgctcagactacttgtttaccagttagaacaccggatgtcagcaccatcttgtaatggcgattgcaagggcggctcctcacaagAACTCCATTGTGGAGATATGTGAGTGAAACTGAAGGAGCAAGCATGGAAAATTAGTTAAGCAAGAGTACAAAGGTTAGCCTTGCTGTGGAATTCTATGGAGCCTTATCATTGGCCAAGGTACAAACAATAACCACTAATGTGATTGGGAAACATTGAAACAGAACAGCATAggcttttaaatgttaaagaGTATACAAAAGTTAAGAAGAAAACATGCTCCTAGAAGCCACAATGTGGTTATTGATAGAGTAACATAATGTGGATAATCTCAGTGGTAGGAGTTAGCTACCTCTCCAGACATTGTTAACCATGGAGGTTCTAGAGGCTTTTAAACAATAAAGGCTCTGAGTTATAAGTGGTGTCCTCTATCTGGCCCACCACAGGGCTAGGGCCACTCATGGAGGCAGATAAAGAAGCTTGACTGCACACAcatcatgtgccaccactgctgccatGGCTGCTGCTACCTCTGGGCGGGTATGGAGCTGTGAGAAGCCTCAGGGCCCCCGCCTGAGATGTGGGGAGGTACAGTCGGAGGTCCATGCAGATCTACCAGTGTTGGCTCCAACTCGCAGGCACCACAGAAGCAGCTAGGTGCTACAGAAAAGCCGAGAACAAAGTGTTGGCACAGAGttgcaagagggcaagagagagaggcaatttCAAGTTGAATGTGCAAGGCAAGCTGAGAAGCTAAAGCAGTAGTGGGTGGCATATGTGGCTATGATGGAACCAAATTTATGATTGCACCTAAGACCCACTTCACAAGGAAAAGTTCCTGTCAGATACTGCAGACTTATAAAAACGACTCTGTGCTGAAGGAATCCACCACTTTTTGGAGGATGGGGGAATAATCCCTCTCAGTAATTAAATGATGGGCTAGCTAATAATGTGCTTCTTCATAGTGTTAACAATCATATGCTATTTCTACAGTCAAAGTCTATtgggatatttttttcatttctcctttatttctatGCTTTTTTCACACTTGTTTTATGTAGTACAAGAAATATCCCTGAGTCCTACTAGGTAAGGGCCATGTTCCAGAGACAGAGGGATTAATGAAAGTTCAGTACCTTTTAGGAGTTGAAACACTATGTTACTCCATCCAGTGCTGAGGCACTGTTCTACCAATAAATATTCAGGATTTGTGTGATGTTTTATTGTCATCATCTCATACTTTGTACCAGATTGCTGTGAAGCCATTAAAATGTAGTTGCTTAATAATTTACAGAACATAAAGgtcaatattttaatttcatctttattATAAGTGGAATATGAACATAATATTATGATTCAGCTAGATACCAACCCTCCATTGGCTTTCTCCTTCACACTTCCTGTACAGTTTCTCTCAGGGTGCGTTTGAATTTACTGACTGGGTTTGTGTCTCCTTGGTTCAAGATATGAGAATTGCATTTTACCCTTTATAAATCTAATATCAatcattatttattcatgtgcctaagtaaaattcatttatatttatgaatgcaattcattatatttattgaaatgGTTGCTAAGAATAGACATACATTCTAACATCTCTTCACTAATACATGTGTAATGAATGTCAAAAAGAGGAATGCTCAATAATTTCACTTTgatttttcctgaaaatttcattACCTTACTTACTTAGAGATGTTATGATAGCTATAAATGTGAAAGATATAtctatatgcataaatatatatactgcatacataaatacatatagacaaatatgcattttactttgttatatatacaaatacatatagacatatatgcatttttactttgttttatataacatacacataaatatatatacatatagtatatatatatatatatatatatatatatatatatatatatatatatatatatacaaagtaaaagaagccatgaatttgagaggtgGAACACATTAGAGGGACTAGAATGAGGAATGAGAGGAGAAAAAttgtataattgtattttaaCTAAAAATGAAGTCCTGAGATTGGCCCGCAAGAAGACAGCACCAGTGGACTGCAGTCTGTCAAATGCTAAGGAGGGTAGATTATCTGTGGCATGGGGTTGAAGTCCAGGGTCTGGCCTTTCTCAGGTGACAACTTACCTGCCAGGTCCTTAAGCATGTATATGACCTGCTTGCAGTTTCCCTCAGTTTTCATTACCAGCCCTGTCCAGGGGTGGAACAATGAAAGAACAGGTCCTACTGCCTGGGATAACTTAGATCTTGGTCCGTCAGTTTTAGAACTGATTTTCGTCATTTGTAACTTCCATATCTGCATTGCTGGACTTTGGGAGGAAATAACCAtttaaaatggagagagagagggagagataaagaaaagaacaagaactcGCTAGGCAATGATTGGCTATGATATAGAACAAGCAAAGATCTTGGACAGGAATGTAGTTTCTATGTTTGGCTCTGAGATCCTGGACCCTCAGTGCTTCACCTACCCTGGGGCTTCTGGCTAGTTCCTAAGGTGTCCTGGATCCCAGGCTGTTAGTGGGTTGTGCTGTGGCTATCCTGGCATTATGTAGACTAAATATTTCTTCAACAATTACCATGATTTTGCAAGGGAATTGACCACAGAAGGGTTATGACCGAACTCTGGAAAACTGGATCTTAGAGTTCCAGGATGTTGTTGCATTTAGAGTCTTCTACTGCACAGTGGGCTGTGAAGTTTGCCTGGACTACCTTTCCACTCAGAAACAGAAACTCTTGCCTCTCACCTGGTTTAGAGCCATGtctgtctcttttttattttctactcagGTAGAATTGGATTCAAGTATATGGCTCTAGGAGATTTCATCATTCTTATCATTTTTGTCTGCTAGCTGTCATGCTTATTTATATCATCTAAGTGGCCATCTTCCTTCTAGTCTTCACTATACCCCGGGTACTCCTCATGGAAGCCATCATTCTCCATTGAAACACCAGGGATGTGAAATTCAACTGGGAGGCTGTCATCTTCATAATGGTCATTTTTTATTGGGCCTTACATTCTGTTTGTTCTACAACAAGCTGCTTTACTTTCCCCAATCTAATTTTCATCATCCTGGGTACATGCTGCAGCATTAGTGTAGAAGCCAAAAACTAAGAAAGCAATGCTAGTGGCTAGGGTAGATGAGTTAGCTCTACATAGACATTAAACTCCTGCTCTTCTGCATTGagattatctttttaaagacaggcccTGGCAATGAAGGAACTTTGCTGCCAGAGAAAGAGTAAGAATATAGACCTACCtctctttatgtttctttttatttgttctgaCAGTGAGGGACTTGAGTGAGGACACCCAATGGACCAGATAAGGGGGATTTCCTTTCTACTTCAGCCTTTTAAGTGTAATGTCTGTATAGAGTCGTTTATGTGCACTGGTCTGAGACAGaaatatatattgtacatattgAACTGCACAGtctatattttacttttagatcTACTGTTCTGGTAGGTAACACAGTCTTTGCATGAATGAAATTACAGAAGAATGTGTTCATAGACCTGATTTAGTTCCTTGAGCTAGCAGTGGGTCACTTCCCAAGAAAACACATACCTTGAAAATTGTTCAGAGTTCATCCTCAGGCAAGGTGGTTTGTGTATGAAAGAACTGGGTCCTTGAATTTTGATCAGAGTCCAGGGACttaggaaagaagggaaggtcTCTTTTTCTGAACTTCTGGCCATGTCTCAAGCTAGGTATGTGCGTTTGGTTCTCTAAAAGGCCCTATCTTTGAAGAAGCTATTGGGTCCTGCTTGGAGCAGGACACTGCCACCCTATGTCTGGAGGACCGATGGTTCTTGTTACTTGGCCTGAAACTAGATTAACACCATCAGAACTGTGTTAGATGAATCCATATATACTGTCTTTGAGGAATATCATAAtactatataattattatataacaatatattgattatataaataatattatgcatattcatataatatactATTATATAGTATTACATTGATAGAtaacattatataattattatgtattatatattcatCAAGTGCCATATATCAGCCAGGTTTTATATGGTCACTGTAGTTTGTATTATGTTCCTTGTTGGTTCAATGAAAGTTTTTCTTAGATACGACAATTAAAATAAGAGGAAATTTTCATTATTGGAaaactttctaaataaaaatgcagaaaatattaaaCCATCACTACTAATTAAACAGTAATAGATTAGTACTAGAGTCTCTTTATTAGTATATgattcaaacataaaattaaaacaactcatTACCCACAAACTTTAATTTATCTAGCCATGATTTTCAAAGGCTGTTGTAATTATGAACCACTCAGTCTGTAAGTTTTATGTGCAGCTGACTTGTTGGATCCATAATTTTCTCATGGCTTTCTTCATTTCCTGATTTCTCAGTGTGTAAATAATAGGATTCAGTAAAGGAGTAATAACAGTATAAAATACAGCAAGAGTTGTATTGCTTGCAAAGCTCCCAAATGGCCAGGCATAGATAAAAATACAGGGTCCAAAGAACAGAGTGACCACAATTATGTGAGCAGACAATGTGGACAGTGCCTTGGAGAGACTGCCAGGTGATTTGTGCTTTACAATGAGCAGAATGACAGTATAGGAAACAAGTAAGAGGATGAAAGAGATAAAGGAGAGCAGCCCACTGTCAGCAATCACAAATAACTCTAGCGTGTATGTTTCAATACAAGCAAGCTTGATTACTAGGGGAAGGtcacaaaatatattatttataatattgtgTCCACAGAAAGGCAAATTCACTGTCAATGCCATCTGGCTAATGGTGTGTATGAAACCAATCGTCCAGGAAAGGATAATAAACCTGTTCAGCAACCTGTGACTCATGATTGTCCTGTAGTGCAAAGGTTTGCATATGGCCACATACCTGTCAAAGGCCATAACTATCAAAAGGGTCATTTCAGCACCCCCAAAGAAATGGCTGAAGAACATCTGGACCATGCATCCCTGAAAAGAGATGCTCTTGTGTGCTGCAAGCAAGTCTGTGATCATCTTGGGTGTCGTGACAGTGGAAAGACACATGTCCAGGAAGGAGAGGTTTCCAAGAAGAAAGTACATGGGAGAATGAAGGGCAGAATTAGCTACCACTGTGACTATAATAAGGATGTTGCCCACCACAGTAGCACCATAGATCAAAGTAAATGTNNCAAAGAAGAAANTTTGAAGTTGCCAGTCTCCAgaaaatcccactaaaataaatTCTGTCACAGCTGATCCATTTTCATAATCCATTTATTCAATTCAGAAAGGTTCTGGAAGTTCTTTAAA
Coding sequences:
- the LOC110309867 gene encoding olfactory receptor 4L1-like, with amino-acid sequence MDYENGSAVTEFILVGFSGDWQLQXFFFXTFTLIYGATVVGNILIIVTVVANSALHSPMYFLLGNLSFLDMCLSTVTTPKMITDLLAAHKSISFQGCMVQMFFSHFFGGAEMTLLIVMAFDRYVAICKPLHYRTIMSHRLLNRFIILSWTIGFIHTISQMALTVNLPFCGHNIINNIFCDLPLVIKLACIETYTLELFVIADSGLLSFISFILLLVSYTVILLIVKHKSPGSLSKALSTLSAHIIVVTLFFGPCIFIYAWPFGSFASNTTLAVFYTVITPLLNPIIYTLRNQEMKKAMRKLWIQQVSCT